The following proteins are co-located in the Spinactinospora alkalitolerans genome:
- a CDS encoding helix-turn-helix domain-containing protein has translation MTLSDVAFELEWSPAKLGHIETGIRKWPSVMEVSALLKLYGVTGGQREAILTLVRESRLRPWWTEYEDVLSSAYVGNEAGAVVIDTYTGMLVPDLLQAPEYTAALARSQGRSPHAVERMVAAFLKRQDVLDRDNLERYHAVVEEDALHRIASDPALLRAQLCRIVELAEADNRITVQLLPTSVGLHAGAAGPFAVLGFDEGESALAFVDATHGGAIVESEEAVARCQEVWRRLTGAAAAPDATLVALRRFALLA, from the coding sequence ATGACACTCAGCGACGTCGCCTTCGAGCTCGAATGGTCCCCCGCCAAACTCGGGCACATCGAGACCGGTATCCGCAAATGGCCCTCGGTCATGGAGGTCTCCGCGCTGCTCAAGCTGTACGGGGTCACGGGAGGTCAGCGTGAGGCGATCCTCACACTGGTCCGCGAGTCGCGGCTGCGGCCGTGGTGGACCGAGTACGAGGACGTGCTCTCCTCGGCCTACGTCGGCAACGAGGCCGGCGCCGTGGTCATCGACACCTACACCGGCATGCTCGTTCCCGATCTCCTGCAGGCCCCGGAGTACACCGCCGCGCTGGCCCGCTCCCAGGGGCGCTCCCCCCACGCGGTCGAGCGGATGGTGGCCGCCTTCCTCAAGCGCCAGGACGTGCTCGACCGCGACAACCTGGAGCGCTACCACGCGGTGGTCGAGGAGGACGCCCTGCACCGCATCGCCTCCGATCCCGCTCTGCTGCGCGCGCAACTGTGCCGCATCGTCGAGCTCGCCGAGGCCGACAACCGGATCACCGTCCAGCTTCTGCCCACCTCGGTCGGGCTGCACGCCGGTGCCGCCGGCCCGTTCGCGGTCCTGGGGTTCGACGAGGGCGAGAGCGCGCTGGCCTTCGTCGACGCCACGCACGGCGGCGCGATCGTGGAGTCGGAGGAGGCCGTCGCCCGCTGCCAGGAGGTGTGGCGGCGCCTCACCGGCGCCGCGGCGGCCCCGGACGCCACGCTCGTCGCGCTGAGGCGGTTCGCCCTGCTCGCGTGA
- a CDS encoding DLW-39 family protein: protein MKKIIVLVLVALGAFAVYRKIQADRAELDLWTEATAASDN from the coding sequence GTGAAGAAGATCATCGTCCTGGTGCTGGTGGCCCTCGGGGCGTTCGCCGTCTACCGCAAGATCCAGGCCGACCGCGCCGAGCTCGACCTGTGGACGGAAGCCACGGCGGCCAGCGACAACTAG
- a CDS encoding CPBP family intramembrane glutamic endopeptidase: protein MGKDARGGHEGPGAGAGRRLLGAAEAVAVYCAVGAAALGGAVLISLPVRSVLRLGDDAQSWTAPHGAVHLLVQVATLAITTILLGVYLRRRLRLRIRDIGLTAKVPWRKVLRGLLVGAGLGGCGTALAWAAGAAEPTAAAAAPRGVAGAVLLGLVYLVASLAKGVGAELLARGWLLHALARQLGVPLAILGQAVLFAAWRPGGGPASALHPVLLFAFGVFAALYVLWDRTLWGACALHGAFDAVVFPLAAGGLGLRDAQGRPDAAAVAAIPVILMGILVLTALLRRRGLPGGAERARGGPGRP from the coding sequence ATGGGGAAGGACGCGCGCGGCGGCCACGAGGGACCGGGAGCCGGAGCCGGGCGGCGCCTCCTCGGCGCCGCCGAAGCGGTGGCCGTCTACTGCGCGGTGGGCGCCGCGGCCCTGGGCGGCGCGGTGCTCATCTCGCTGCCCGTGCGATCGGTGCTGCGGCTCGGGGACGACGCGCAGTCCTGGACCGCCCCGCACGGGGCCGTGCACCTGCTCGTCCAGGTGGCGACGCTCGCCATCACGACGATCCTGCTCGGCGTCTACCTGCGCAGACGCCTGCGGCTGCGGATCCGCGACATCGGGCTGACCGCGAAGGTGCCGTGGCGGAAGGTGCTGCGCGGGCTGCTGGTCGGCGCGGGGCTGGGCGGCTGCGGCACGGCCCTCGCGTGGGCGGCGGGGGCCGCCGAGCCCACCGCCGCCGCAGCGGCACCGCGGGGAGTCGCGGGAGCGGTGCTGCTGGGGCTGGTGTACCTGGTGGCGTCACTGGCCAAGGGCGTCGGCGCGGAACTGCTCGCCCGCGGCTGGCTGCTGCACGCACTCGCCCGGCAGCTGGGCGTGCCCCTCGCGATCCTCGGCCAGGCGGTCCTCTTCGCCGCCTGGCGCCCGGGCGGCGGGCCGGCGTCGGCGCTCCACCCGGTCCTGCTGTTCGCCTTCGGCGTCTTCGCCGCCCTCTACGTGCTGTGGGACCGGACCCTGTGGGGTGCCTGCGCGCTGCACGGGGCCTTCGACGCCGTGGTGTTCCCCCTGGCGGCCGGCGGCCTCGGCCTGCGCGACGCCCAGGGCCGGCCCGACGCGGCCGCCGTCGCCGCGATCCCGGTGATCCTGATGGGGATCCTGGTGCTGACGGCACTCCTGCGCCGCCGGGGGCTGCCCGGCGGCGCCGAACGAGCCCGCGGCGGCCCCGGCCGGCCGTAG
- a CDS encoding winged helix DNA-binding domain-containing protein: MSTVLTDHHLRVMRLRAQMLTGPPAEDAGRAVLGAAGLQAQDVRAVRLAVRARTAGLTAGDVRGAVARERSVVCTWAMRGTLHMVAAADVGWLVDLLGPVYSARGRRRRLELGIDDCTAERGLAAIRDVLAGGRALSRAELVAELAAEGVPIETEGQAPAHMVAFAAMRGVICRGPEREDEEPTYVLLRDWVGPWEPRSPESAQAELVRRYLAAYGPATPADFRAWSGLPARAVRQGWDSVSGELAEVATSAGAAWMLGGTRIPDQADGEPVGEPVGGGPRVRLLGAYDTYLLGHRGRDLVLPPGYARRIQAGGGVVHPVLLVDGEVVAKWRRERRAGAVAVEPFTRLAPAVLTELEKEVADLGRFLEMSTNLQVADS; encoded by the coding sequence ATGTCCACAGTGCTCACCGACCACCACCTGCGCGTGATGCGCCTGCGGGCGCAGATGCTGACCGGCCCCCCGGCCGAGGACGCCGGCCGGGCGGTGCTCGGAGCGGCCGGTCTACAGGCCCAGGACGTGCGGGCCGTGCGCCTGGCGGTACGCGCCCGGACGGCGGGGCTCACGGCGGGCGACGTGCGAGGGGCCGTGGCGCGGGAGCGCTCGGTGGTCTGCACGTGGGCCATGCGCGGGACTCTGCACATGGTCGCCGCCGCTGACGTCGGCTGGCTGGTCGACCTGCTGGGCCCCGTGTACTCCGCACGCGGTCGGCGCCGCAGGCTCGAACTCGGCATCGACGACTGCACCGCCGAGCGAGGGCTGGCGGCGATCCGGGACGTCCTTGCCGGGGGCCGCGCGCTGTCCCGGGCGGAGTTGGTGGCCGAGCTCGCCGCGGAGGGGGTTCCGATCGAGACCGAAGGGCAGGCGCCCGCGCACATGGTCGCGTTCGCCGCGATGCGCGGCGTGATTTGCCGGGGACCGGAGCGGGAGGACGAGGAACCCACTTACGTGCTGCTGCGCGACTGGGTCGGGCCCTGGGAGCCGCGCAGTCCGGAGTCCGCGCAGGCGGAGCTGGTCCGCCGTTATCTGGCCGCGTACGGTCCCGCGACGCCCGCCGACTTCAGGGCCTGGTCGGGGTTGCCCGCCCGGGCGGTGCGGCAGGGCTGGGATTCGGTCTCGGGAGAGCTGGCCGAGGTCGCGACCTCGGCCGGTGCCGCGTGGATGCTCGGCGGGACGCGGATCCCCGACCAGGCCGATGGTGAACCGGTCGGCGAACCGGTCGGCGGCGGGCCGCGGGTCCGCCTCCTGGGCGCCTACGACACCTACCTGCTCGGGCACCGCGGCCGTGACCTGGTCCTGCCGCCCGGGTACGCCCGGCGGATCCAGGCGGGCGGCGGGGTCGTCCACCCGGTGCTCCTGGTGGACGGGGAGGTGGTCGCCAAGTGGCGGCGGGAGCGGCGCGCCGGTGCCGTGGCCGTGGAGCCGTTCACCCGGCTTGCCCCCGCGGTCCTCACGGAGCTGGAGAAGGAGGTGGCGGACCTTGGACGCTTCCTCGAAATGTCGACAAATCTACAGGTTGCTGACTCATGA
- a CDS encoding helix-turn-helix transcriptional regulator: MNSATVPRVLDSGQEHTVPQPRHMQSLWSVQDAAAFLGLPVKTPYQWRYLETGPPSHRIGRHIRYDPAEVHSWVLQQP, translated from the coding sequence ATGAACAGCGCGACCGTTCCCCGTGTCCTCGACAGCGGGCAGGAACACACCGTGCCGCAGCCGCGGCACATGCAGTCCCTGTGGTCGGTGCAGGATGCCGCCGCGTTCCTCGGCCTGCCCGTGAAGACGCCCTACCAGTGGCGGTATCTGGAGACCGGCCCCCCGTCACACCGCATCGGCCGTCACATCCGGTACGACCCCGCAGAAGTCCATTCCTGGGTCTTGCAACAGCCCTGA
- a CDS encoding DNA topoisomerase IB gives MSASGEVHRSDLNEPGITRRRCGRGFRYFDPEGRPLREEERARVKALVVPPAWRNVWISPHPGGHIQATGTDSAGRLQYLYHPDWRAQRDREKYDKVLVFSEWLPKIREIAHFHLRERRFSRDRVLSAALRLIDLGFFRSGGESYAENNETYGLATLLREHVSCSRNRVTFHYPAKGGKRREVELLEEDVCRLVAGLKRRKGGGEELLAYRVGEGWHDVTTDDINAYLQELTGEEYTAKDFRTWHATVLAAVGLAVSTKAAQSRTGENRAEARVAQEVAEYLGNTPAVARASYIDPRLFTLYEEGITIAPRLGKIGAEAEYGELSTQGDIEDAVRKMLREN, from the coding sequence ATGAGCGCATCGGGCGAGGTACACCGCAGCGACCTCAACGAACCGGGAATCACCCGGCGGCGGTGCGGCCGCGGTTTCCGTTACTTCGACCCCGAAGGGCGGCCGCTGCGCGAGGAGGAACGCGCCCGCGTCAAGGCGCTGGTGGTCCCACCGGCCTGGCGGAACGTGTGGATCTCACCGCACCCGGGCGGCCACATCCAGGCCACCGGCACCGACTCCGCAGGTCGGCTCCAGTACCTCTACCACCCTGACTGGCGCGCCCAGCGCGACCGGGAGAAGTACGACAAGGTCCTGGTCTTCTCCGAATGGCTGCCCAAGATCCGCGAGATCGCGCACTTCCACCTCCGCGAGCGGCGCTTCAGCCGCGACCGCGTCCTGAGTGCCGCCCTGCGCCTCATCGACCTCGGGTTCTTCCGCTCGGGTGGTGAGAGCTACGCGGAGAACAACGAGACGTACGGGTTGGCGACCCTGCTCAGGGAGCACGTCAGCTGTTCGCGCAACCGCGTGACGTTCCACTACCCGGCAAAGGGCGGCAAGCGGCGTGAGGTCGAACTACTGGAGGAGGACGTGTGCCGGCTCGTCGCCGGGCTCAAGAGGCGGAAGGGCGGCGGCGAGGAGTTGCTCGCCTACCGCGTCGGCGAGGGATGGCACGATGTCACCACCGACGACATCAACGCCTACCTGCAGGAACTCACCGGCGAGGAGTACACGGCCAAGGACTTCCGGACCTGGCACGCCACCGTGCTCGCCGCCGTGGGCCTGGCCGTCTCGACCAAGGCGGCGCAGAGCCGGACGGGGGAGAACCGCGCGGAAGCCCGGGTGGCCCAGGAGGTCGCCGAGTACCTGGGCAACACCCCCGCGGTCGCCCGCGCCTCCTACATCGATCCGCGGCTCTTCACCCTGTACGAGGAAGGGATCACCATCGCCCCGCGACTCGGCAAGATCGGCGCCGAAGCCGAGTACGGAGAACTGTCGACGCAGGGCGACATCGAAGACGCCGTCCGGAAGATGCTCCGGGAGAACTGA
- a CDS encoding DMT family transporter, translated as MAWVLLVISGFLETAWATALAASKGFTRLWPTVTFLITLTLSMGGLALALRSIPVGTGYAIWVGIGAVGTAVVGMLWLGEAVSVAKILCLLLIIAGIVGLKLLH; from the coding sequence ATGGCTTGGGTTCTGCTCGTCATCTCGGGCTTCCTCGAAACCGCATGGGCGACCGCGCTGGCGGCGTCAAAGGGCTTCACCCGGTTGTGGCCGACGGTCACCTTCCTGATCACCCTGACCCTGAGCATGGGCGGTCTGGCGCTGGCCCTGCGCTCGATCCCGGTCGGCACCGGCTACGCGATCTGGGTGGGCATCGGCGCGGTCGGAACCGCGGTCGTCGGCATGCTCTGGTTGGGCGAGGCGGTCAGCGTCGCCAAGATCCTCTGCCTGCTCCTCATCATCGCCGGCATCGTCGGCCTGAAGCTGCTGCACTAG